A single genomic interval of Amycolatopsis albispora harbors:
- the glpR gene encoding gephyrin-like molybdotransferase receptor GlpR, whose translation MPSSLIIVALAAAWLVVLVPMIARKRQEIARTADSALAARVVRSGSTRHEGREEFAMSETGKPQARDDQDADDEFDEVDVELEDEVDDLDDLDDVEPAPAGRDLPPLPQPREGGRQYRPGRGGYDPEAAEIAARAKYAYRQRVVVILLVLAVVTAALAAFLTPLVWWAHGAVDLVLVGYLAYLRRQVRIENEIRQRRSSRLNAGTRVTRRPVREDEDEADVPVAAPPRPPRREIPERKPSPTSRLRRHAVVVDPEDEDPAFHELDDPGQRSFRRAAGE comes from the coding sequence ATGCCAAGCTCGTTGATCATCGTCGCGCTGGCCGCGGCATGGCTCGTCGTCCTCGTTCCCATGATCGCGCGCAAGCGCCAGGAGATCGCGCGCACCGCCGACTCCGCGTTGGCCGCCAGGGTCGTGCGGAGCGGGAGCACACGCCACGAGGGGCGAGAGGAGTTCGCGATGTCCGAGACCGGCAAGCCGCAGGCGCGCGACGACCAGGACGCCGACGACGAGTTCGACGAGGTCGATGTCGAACTCGAAGACGAGGTGGACGATCTCGACGACCTCGACGACGTGGAGCCCGCGCCGGCGGGCCGCGACCTGCCGCCGCTGCCGCAGCCGCGCGAGGGCGGCCGCCAGTACCGGCCGGGCCGGGGTGGCTACGACCCGGAGGCCGCGGAGATCGCGGCCAGGGCGAAGTACGCCTACCGGCAGCGCGTGGTGGTCATCCTGCTCGTGCTGGCCGTGGTCACCGCCGCGCTGGCCGCGTTCCTGACGCCGCTGGTGTGGTGGGCGCACGGCGCGGTCGACCTGGTGCTCGTCGGGTACCTCGCGTACCTGCGCCGCCAGGTCCGGATCGAGAACGAGATCCGGCAGCGCCGGTCGTCGCGGCTGAACGCGGGCACGCGGGTCACCCGGCGCCCGGTACGGGAGGACGAGGACGAGGCGGATGTCCCGGTGGCCGCGCCGCCACGACCGCCGCGGCGGGAGATCCCGGAGCGCAAGCCGTCGCCCACCTCGCGCCTGCGCCGGCACGCCGTCGTGGTCGACCCGGAGGACGAGGACCCGGCCTTCCACGAACTCGACGACCCAGGTCAGCGGTCCTTCCGCCGGGCAGCCGGCGAATAG
- a CDS encoding GNAT family N-acetyltransferase encodes MSQLYGVEGRHPGWPAKLGPLRVKAGLVAVRPVRLRDGGEWSRARLRDRAHLEEWEPTGTGTWAERNSTWSWPPQWSALRSLARRGQCLPFTITVDGKFAGQITVGNVIRASLRSAWVGYWVSTSAVRGGVATAAVALVVDHAFRVAGLHRIEATVRPENTASIRVLTKAGFRQEGLLQRYLDVAGDWRDHLLFGITAEETGLGLTARLIAAGHADYA; translated from the coding sequence GTGTCGCAGCTCTACGGCGTGGAAGGCAGGCACCCCGGCTGGCCTGCGAAGCTCGGCCCGCTGCGGGTGAAGGCCGGCCTGGTCGCCGTGCGGCCGGTGCGGTTGCGCGACGGCGGTGAGTGGAGCCGGGCGCGCCTGCGGGATCGCGCGCACCTGGAGGAGTGGGAGCCGACCGGCACCGGCACCTGGGCGGAGCGGAATTCGACGTGGTCGTGGCCCCCGCAGTGGTCGGCGCTGCGCTCGCTGGCCCGGCGCGGGCAGTGCCTGCCGTTCACGATCACCGTGGACGGCAAGTTCGCCGGGCAGATCACCGTCGGGAATGTGATCAGGGCCTCGCTGCGGTCCGCGTGGGTCGGGTACTGGGTGTCCACTTCGGCCGTTCGGGGCGGCGTGGCCACCGCGGCCGTGGCGCTGGTGGTGGACCACGCGTTCCGCGTCGCCGGGCTGCACCGCATCGAGGCGACGGTGCGGCCGGAGAACACGGCCAGCATCCGGGTGCTGACCAAAGCCGGGTTCCGGCAGGAGGGCCTGCTCCAGCGCTATCTCGACGTGGCTGGCGACTGGCGCGACCACCTGCTCTTCGGGATCACCGCCGAGGAAACCGGCCTCGGGCTCACCGCCCGGCTGATCGCCGCCGGACACGCTGACTACGCGTGA
- the glp gene encoding gephyrin-like molybdotransferase Glp codes for MTAPDAPDVPDAPNPAAPAEGVAEELAEFRSVDAQIALALEAAVRPRPVRVAISEAQGLLCAEEVVAEHALPGFDQAAVDGYAVRSVDVRTAGQEPVQLPVVGEIPAGSRQPRRLQPGQAVRVATGAPLPTLADAVVPTAYTDDHHAKVTVHKPVPSAGYVRRTGEDVQIGDVAVRQGDTIGSAQVGLLAAVGKAKVLVYPRPRVSIVSVGDELVDIDRTPSVGQVYDVNSYALAAAARDAGAEVSRVGIVPSDPKRLREVVEGRLLMSEVVVVAGGAGGSSGDEVHAALSELGRIDLTRVAMHPGSVQGFGRLGPDAVPTFLIPGNPMSALVVFEVLVRPLIRAARGTRNPHRRMVGARLLSPITSTKGRKGFLRGQLLRDEGNGEYLVQPLGTSGAHLLASLAEANCLINIDEDLTEVAAGDEVKVTFLAQRG; via the coding sequence ATGACCGCCCCAGACGCGCCTGACGTCCCCGACGCGCCGAACCCCGCCGCGCCCGCGGAGGGTGTCGCCGAGGAACTCGCCGAGTTCCGCTCCGTCGACGCCCAGATCGCCCTTGCCCTGGAAGCCGCGGTGCGCCCGCGGCCGGTCCGGGTGGCGATCTCGGAAGCGCAGGGACTGTTGTGTGCCGAGGAGGTCGTCGCCGAGCACGCGCTGCCCGGCTTCGACCAGGCGGCTGTGGACGGGTACGCGGTGCGCAGCGTGGACGTGCGCACCGCCGGGCAGGAGCCGGTGCAACTCCCGGTGGTCGGCGAGATCCCGGCCGGGTCGCGGCAGCCGCGCCGGCTGCAGCCAGGTCAGGCCGTGCGCGTGGCCACCGGCGCGCCGCTGCCCACGCTCGCCGACGCCGTGGTGCCGACCGCCTACACCGACGACCACCACGCCAAGGTGACCGTGCACAAGCCGGTGCCGTCGGCCGGGTACGTGCGGCGGACCGGCGAGGACGTGCAGATCGGCGACGTCGCGGTGCGTCAGGGCGACACCATCGGCTCGGCGCAGGTGGGCCTGCTCGCCGCGGTCGGCAAGGCCAAGGTGCTGGTCTACCCGCGACCGCGGGTGTCCATTGTGTCCGTCGGCGACGAGCTGGTGGACATCGATCGCACGCCGTCGGTCGGGCAGGTCTACGACGTGAACTCGTACGCGCTGGCCGCCGCGGCGCGCGACGCCGGCGCGGAGGTGAGCCGCGTCGGGATCGTGCCGAGCGACCCGAAACGGCTGCGCGAGGTGGTCGAGGGCAGGCTGCTGATGTCCGAAGTGGTCGTGGTGGCCGGTGGCGCGGGCGGCAGCTCGGGTGACGAAGTGCACGCGGCGCTGTCCGAGCTGGGCCGCATCGACCTGACGCGGGTCGCCATGCACCCGGGCTCGGTGCAGGGCTTCGGCAGGCTCGGGCCGGACGCGGTGCCGACCTTCCTGATCCCCGGCAACCCGATGAGCGCGCTGGTGGTCTTCGAGGTGCTGGTGCGCCCGCTGATCCGCGCGGCACGCGGCACGCGGAACCCGCACCGCCGCATGGTCGGCGCGCGGCTGCTGTCGCCGATCACCTCCACCAAGGGGCGGAAGGGTTTCCTGCGCGGGCAGCTGCTGCGCGACGAGGGCAACGGCGAGTACCTGGTGCAGCCGCTCGGCACCTCCGGCGCGCACCTGCTGGCCTCGCTGGCGGAGGCGAACTGCCTGATCAACATCGACGAGGACCTGACCGAGGTGGCCGCTGGCGACGAGGTCAAGGTGACCTTCCTGGCGCAGCGCGGCTGA
- a CDS encoding UTP--glucose-1-phosphate uridylyltransferase: MTGAETTQTFRTAIVPAAGLGTRFLPTTKAVPKELLPVVNRPGIELVAEEAAEAGAQRLVIVTSPGKESVVDYFRSAPELEETLSAKGKTELLDKIRRAPALLDVDVAIQKQALGLGHAVAQAEPNLNDDDEAVAVLLPDDLVLPTGVLTRMAAVRAKEGGSVLCAFDIPREQISPYGVFDVTDTEDPDVKRVHGMVEKPKPEDAPSTYAAAGRYLLDRAIFDALRRITPGSGGELQLTDAVALLIEEGHPVHVVVHRGGRHDLGNPGGFLRAAVDFALDDPEYGPSLRTWLTERIENASR; this comes from the coding sequence ATGACGGGCGCCGAAACCACGCAGACGTTCCGAACCGCCATCGTGCCTGCCGCCGGGCTGGGCACCCGATTCCTGCCGACCACCAAGGCCGTGCCGAAAGAGCTGCTGCCGGTGGTCAACCGGCCGGGCATCGAGCTGGTCGCCGAAGAGGCCGCCGAAGCGGGCGCGCAGCGCCTGGTGATCGTCACCTCCCCTGGCAAGGAATCGGTGGTCGACTACTTCCGGTCCGCGCCCGAACTCGAAGAAACCCTGTCCGCCAAGGGCAAGACCGAACTGCTGGACAAGATCCGCCGGGCGCCTGCCCTGCTCGACGTCGACGTCGCGATCCAGAAGCAGGCGCTGGGCCTCGGCCACGCCGTCGCGCAGGCCGAGCCGAACCTGAACGACGACGACGAAGCGGTCGCCGTGCTGCTGCCGGACGACCTCGTGCTGCCGACCGGAGTGCTCACCAGGATGGCCGCGGTGCGCGCGAAGGAGGGCGGCAGCGTGCTGTGCGCCTTCGACATCCCGCGCGAGCAGATCTCCCCCTATGGGGTGTTCGACGTGACCGACACGGAGGACCCCGATGTGAAGCGCGTGCACGGCATGGTGGAGAAGCCGAAGCCGGAAGACGCCCCGTCCACCTACGCCGCGGCGGGGCGATACCTGCTGGACAGGGCCATTTTCGACGCGTTGCGCCGGATTACCCCCGGCTCCGGCGGGGAACTCCAGCTGACCGACGCCGTCGCCCTGCTGATCGAGGAGGGTCACCCGGTTCATGTGGTGGTCCACCGCGGTGGCAGGCACGATCTCGGCAACCCCGGCGGTTTCCTGCGGGCAGCCGTCGACTTCGCGCTCGACGACCCCGAGTACGGGCCGTCGCTGCGCACCTGGCTGACCGAACGAATCGAGAACGCGAGCCGATGA
- a CDS encoding 5-formyltetrahydrofolate cyclo-ligase, translated as MRAVGNEHLSKAEWRERLTAARSAVPIARRVAEASALARFVAGLPPAETVCGYVPFGSEPGSLALLDVLRNAGSRVLLPVVPAEPGPLDWAEYTGSASLAPGRFRGVLEPVGARLGATAVKQATLVLVPALAVDHHGVRLGRGAGFYDRSLGAVSHADLVAIVRDEELVPRLPAEPHDALMTGVLLPGRGFVRLPLARPGV; from the coding sequence GTGCGAGCAGTGGGCAATGAGCACCTGAGCAAGGCGGAGTGGCGCGAACGGCTGACGGCGGCGCGGTCGGCGGTGCCGATCGCGCGCCGGGTCGCCGAGGCGAGCGCGCTGGCCCGCTTCGTCGCCGGACTGCCACCCGCGGAGACGGTGTGCGGTTACGTGCCCTTCGGGTCGGAGCCGGGTTCACTCGCGCTGCTCGACGTGCTGCGTAATGCGGGTTCACGGGTGCTGCTGCCGGTCGTTCCAGCCGAGCCGGGGCCGCTGGACTGGGCCGAGTACACCGGCTCCGCGTCGCTGGCCCCCGGCCGGTTCCGCGGCGTGCTGGAACCTGTGGGGGCCCGGCTCGGCGCGACCGCGGTCAAGCAGGCCACGCTGGTGCTCGTACCCGCGCTCGCGGTCGATCACCACGGCGTCCGGCTGGGCCGGGGCGCCGGGTTCTACGACCGTTCACTCGGTGCCGTTTCGCACGCTGACCTGGTGGCGATCGTGCGTGACGAGGAGCTGGTGCCGCGGCTGCCCGCCGAACCACACGACGCCCTGATGACCGGCGTGCTGCTGCCCGGCCGCGGTTTTGTCCGCCTTCCGCTCGCGCGGCCAGGGGTGTGA
- a CDS encoding FmdB family zinc ribbon protein gives MPTYQYACKECDHRFEAVQSFSDDSLTECPQCTGPLRKLYGAVGVIFKGSGFYRNDSRSDSKSSSSKSGSKPAETSATSAKSDSSSSTSSTTSSASSSSSSSSSSTTTKAAAAS, from the coding sequence GTGCCCACGTACCAGTACGCCTGCAAGGAGTGCGACCACCGCTTCGAGGCGGTCCAGTCGTTTTCCGACGACAGCCTGACCGAGTGCCCGCAGTGCACCGGCCCGCTGCGCAAGCTCTACGGTGCGGTCGGCGTGATCTTCAAGGGCAGCGGTTTCTACCGCAACGACTCGCGCTCCGACTCGAAGTCCTCGTCGAGCAAGTCCGGCTCGAAGCCCGCTGAGACCTCGGCGACCTCGGCCAAGAGCGACTCGTCCAGCTCTACTTCTTCGACCACCTCCTCGGCGTCGTCGTCTTCGTCGTCCTCCTCTTCATCTACCACGACCAAGGCCGCCGCCGCTTCCTGA
- a CDS encoding SAF domain-containing protein, with translation MQLFEDLFTRLNALVSGHRLRKALAALLALTAIALALAPVLLPRGPSGEPTLVAARDLSAGTLLTAADTKVIHIPAELRPAGALSGQGPERMLAGAARAGEPLTDVRLVSPSHGPPGTSTVPLRLADPGVAELLHPGTRVDVVAANEHRRQLASAVTVVTVVTSAGESRSRPHSAKGPLVLVAVPSEAATPLASAALDGPVTVTLR, from the coding sequence GTGCAACTCTTCGAAGATCTCTTCACGCGGCTGAACGCGCTGGTCAGCGGCCATCGCCTCCGGAAGGCGCTGGCCGCGCTGCTGGCGCTGACCGCCATCGCGCTGGCCCTGGCCCCGGTGCTGCTACCGCGCGGCCCGTCTGGCGAGCCCACCCTGGTCGCCGCCCGTGACCTGAGCGCGGGCACCCTGCTGACCGCGGCTGATACCAAAGTCATCCACATCCCGGCCGAGCTGCGCCCGGCGGGCGCGCTGTCCGGCCAGGGGCCCGAGCGCATGCTGGCCGGGGCCGCCAGGGCGGGTGAGCCGCTGACCGATGTGCGCCTGGTGTCCCCTTCGCACGGTCCGCCCGGCACGTCCACGGTGCCCCTGCGGCTGGCCGATCCGGGCGTCGCCGAGCTCCTGCATCCCGGCACGCGGGTGGACGTGGTGGCCGCGAACGAACATCGTCGCCAGCTCGCCTCCGCGGTGACCGTGGTCACGGTGGTCACCTCGGCGGGTGAGAGCAGGTCACGGCCACATTCGGCGAAAGGCCCGCTCGTGCTGGTCGCGGTGCCTTCGGAGGCCGCCACGCCCCTCGCTTCCGCCGCGCTCGACGGGCCGGTAACCGTTACGCTCCGGTAG
- the mscL gene encoding large-conductance mechanosensitive channel protein MscL, whose protein sequence is MLKGFKDFLMRGNVVELAVAVVIGTAFTAIVTAFTTGLIKPLINAIGGSDAAQGLGFYIFSGNQGTFMDLGGVINAAINFLIVAAVVYFLFVLPLQKVQERRKRGKETGPAEPTDVELLKEIRDLLRQQQQSADTRDRTPRP, encoded by the coding sequence GTGCTCAAAGGCTTCAAGGACTTCTTGATGCGCGGCAACGTCGTCGAGCTGGCCGTTGCGGTCGTCATCGGCACGGCCTTCACCGCGATCGTCACCGCCTTCACCACCGGCCTGATCAAGCCGTTGATCAACGCCATCGGCGGGTCGGATGCCGCACAAGGCCTGGGTTTCTACATCTTCTCCGGCAACCAGGGCACGTTCATGGACCTCGGCGGCGTGATCAACGCCGCGATCAACTTCCTGATCGTCGCCGCGGTGGTCTACTTCCTGTTCGTGCTGCCGCTGCAGAAGGTGCAGGAACGCCGCAAGCGGGGCAAGGAAACCGGCCCGGCCGAGCCGACGGATGTCGAGCTGCTGAAGGAAATCCGCGACCTGCTGCGCCAGCAACAGCAGTCGGCCGACACCCGCGACCGCACCCCGCGCCCCTGA
- a CDS encoding MogA/MoaB family molybdenum cofactor biosynthesis protein, protein MERSAQRLGRALVVIVDDRAAHGEVDDTAGPLVTELLEEAGFIVDGTVVVHADTVAIRNALNTAVIGGADLVVTVGGTGVSPRDVTPDATAGVLDRPIPGIGEALRSSGLAAGAVDAGISRGLVGVSGSTLVVNLAGSRAAVRDGMATLSALVPYVIDELSGLNES, encoded by the coding sequence ATGGAACGCAGTGCACAACGGCTGGGCCGTGCCCTTGTGGTGATCGTGGACGACCGTGCCGCCCACGGCGAGGTCGACGACACCGCTGGTCCGCTGGTCACCGAGTTGCTGGAAGAGGCCGGGTTCATCGTGGACGGCACCGTGGTGGTGCACGCCGACACCGTGGCCATCCGGAACGCGCTGAACACGGCCGTGATCGGCGGGGCGGACCTGGTGGTCACCGTCGGCGGGACGGGCGTGTCGCCGCGCGATGTCACCCCGGACGCGACGGCGGGTGTGCTGGACCGCCCGATCCCGGGGATCGGTGAGGCCCTGCGTTCCTCCGGCCTGGCCGCGGGCGCGGTGGACGCCGGGATTTCGCGTGGTCTGGTCGGCGTTTCGGGCAGCACCCTGGTGGTCAACCTGGCGGGCTCGAGGGCCGCCGTCCGCGACGGCATGGCGACGCTTTCGGCGCTGGTGCCCTACGTGATCGACGAGCTGTCCGGGCTGAACGAGTCCTGA
- a CDS encoding NAD-dependent epimerase/dehydratase family protein, whose amino-acid sequence MRVLITGGAGFIGSHIADQLAARGDEPVLLDSLTPTAHQTTPEYTRDHEFIRGDVTDLRAEQLDGFDAVCHQAAIVGHGVDPSDAPAYAWNNDYGTAVLLAAMHRAGITKLVLASSMVVYGEGRYACAEHGTTPPSPRHQSDVDEGRFEPRCPRCGEELESRLVPEDAPLNPRSTYAATKLAQEHLAGAWARQTGGQVWALRYHNVYGPRMPRNTPYAGVASLFRSALERGEAPTVLEDGRQRRDFVHVDDIALANVRALDTDPPEEITAVNVCSGVPHTVGDLATELARACGGPEPRIVGGARPADVRHVVADPTLAEKVLGFTARVGFTEGVADFATAPLRSA is encoded by the coding sequence GTGCGAGTACTCATCACCGGCGGAGCCGGGTTCATCGGGTCCCACATCGCCGATCAGCTGGCCGCCCGCGGCGACGAGCCCGTCCTGCTCGACAGCCTCACCCCGACCGCGCACCAAACCACCCCCGAATACACCCGCGACCACGAGTTCATCCGGGGCGACGTCACCGATCTGCGCGCCGAACAACTCGACGGCTTCGACGCCGTCTGCCACCAGGCGGCGATCGTCGGCCACGGGGTCGATCCGTCCGACGCGCCCGCCTACGCCTGGAACAACGACTACGGCACCGCCGTCCTGCTCGCCGCCATGCACCGCGCGGGCATCACCAAGCTGGTGCTCGCCTCCTCCATGGTCGTCTACGGCGAGGGCCGCTACGCCTGCGCCGAGCACGGCACCACTCCGCCCTCGCCCCGGCACCAGTCCGATGTGGACGAAGGCAGGTTCGAGCCGCGCTGTCCCCGCTGCGGCGAGGAACTCGAATCCCGCCTGGTGCCCGAGGACGCGCCCCTGAACCCCCGCAGCACGTACGCCGCCACCAAGCTCGCCCAGGAGCACCTCGCCGGCGCCTGGGCCCGCCAGACCGGCGGCCAGGTCTGGGCGCTGCGCTACCACAACGTCTACGGCCCGCGGATGCCGCGGAACACCCCGTACGCCGGCGTCGCCTCCCTGTTCCGCTCGGCACTCGAACGCGGCGAGGCCCCGACCGTGCTCGAAGACGGGCGGCAACGGCGCGACTTCGTGCACGTGGACGACATCGCGCTGGCCAACGTCCGGGCCCTCGACACCGATCCGCCCGAGGAGATCACCGCGGTCAACGTCTGCTCCGGCGTGCCCCACACCGTCGGCGACCTGGCCACCGAGTTGGCCCGCGCGTGCGGCGGCCCGGAGCCGCGGATCGTCGGCGGGGCGCGACCGGCCGACGTGCGGCACGTGGTCGCCGACCCCACGCTGGCCGAGAAGGTGCTCGGCTTCACCGCCCGCGTCGGCTTCACCGAGGGCGTCGCCGACTTCGCGACCGCGCCGCTCCGAAGCGCGTAA
- a CDS encoding cytochrome P450, translating to MTAATTTQLRTVRYPPGELLLSLHARFGPAIRVGPKFAYLLGPEANQFVFANSHLFSWREAFDLLVPVDGTTALIVSDGDDHRRRRRLVQPALHLRQIDHYLRIMAATADATIDAWRPGQVLDLYQEFRAAIRRSTIQSLFGARLAGAADFFGTELQPLLDLIDRLPQAVDLHRRLRTPLWRRAMAARARVDERIYAEIARARAGESEVDDHALATLVRDGELSDLEVRDQVVSLIAAGYETTSAAMAWALYAVLGDPATRERAAAEIRDVLGERPPDRESLKAMPFLTGIVQETLRLYPPAVVSARKVVEGFEFHGKRFRPGTLLLYSPYVTHRLPGLWEDPLAFRPDRWRDGKAGPHEFLPFGGGPHRCIGATMATTELAVMLARVLARADLRLRPQRMRATSLAAMRPRDGLVAEVGPSQVG from the coding sequence ATGACGGCGGCGACGACCACCCAGCTCCGGACCGTGCGTTACCCACCCGGCGAACTCCTGCTCAGCCTGCACGCCCGCTTCGGCCCGGCGATCCGCGTCGGCCCGAAGTTCGCCTACCTGCTCGGCCCCGAGGCCAACCAGTTCGTCTTCGCCAACTCCCACCTGTTCAGCTGGCGTGAGGCGTTCGACCTCCTCGTCCCGGTGGACGGCACAACCGCGCTGATCGTCAGCGACGGCGACGACCACCGGCGACGGCGGCGGCTGGTGCAGCCCGCCCTGCACCTCCGCCAGATCGACCACTACCTGCGGATCATGGCGGCCACCGCCGACGCCACCATCGACGCGTGGCGCCCCGGCCAGGTGCTGGACCTCTACCAGGAGTTCCGCGCCGCGATCCGGCGCAGCACCATCCAGTCGCTGTTCGGCGCGCGGCTGGCCGGCGCGGCGGACTTCTTCGGCACCGAGCTGCAGCCGCTGCTCGACCTGATCGACCGCCTGCCGCAGGCGGTGGACCTGCACCGGCGCCTGCGCACCCCGCTGTGGCGGCGGGCGATGGCCGCCCGCGCCCGCGTCGACGAGCGGATCTACGCCGAGATCGCCAGAGCCCGCGCCGGGGAGTCCGAAGTGGACGATCATGCGCTGGCCACCCTGGTGCGCGACGGCGAACTCAGCGACCTGGAGGTCCGCGACCAGGTAGTGTCGCTGATCGCCGCCGGGTACGAGACCACCAGCGCGGCGATGGCCTGGGCGCTGTACGCGGTGCTCGGCGACCCCGCCACCCGCGAGCGCGCGGCCGCCGAAATCCGCGACGTGCTCGGCGAACGGCCGCCGGATCGCGAAAGCCTCAAGGCCATGCCGTTCCTCACCGGCATCGTGCAGGAAACGCTGCGCCTCTATCCGCCCGCGGTGGTTTCCGCGCGAAAGGTGGTCGAGGGCTTCGAGTTCCACGGCAAGCGCTTCCGGCCGGGCACCCTGCTGCTGTACAGCCCGTACGTCACACACCGGCTGCCCGGGCTGTGGGAGGACCCGCTCGCCTTCCGCCCGGACCGCTGGCGCGACGGCAAAGCGGGCCCGCACGAGTTCCTGCCGTTCGGCGGCGGCCCGCACCGGTGCATCGGCGCGACCATGGCGACCACCGAACTCGCCGTCATGCTGGCCCGCGTGCTCGCGCGCGCCGACCTCCGCCTGCGGCCGCAGCGCATGCGGGCCACCAGCCTCGCGGCCATGCGACCCCGGGACGGGCTGGTCGCCGAAGTGGGCCCAAGCCAGGTCGGCTAA
- a CDS encoding sensor histidine kinase, protein MIEPDESFGAMLTHAWHILPFALLFALPAVVLGGLVLYRLRHGSLAATLTVLVLIPLVATLTGVLGVSGFMFNSTLTTMVLVCLLVAVVVVPCAIVFGRAIARRSVWEREARERERAAEASRRELVAWISHDLRSPLAGIRAMAEALADGVVSEPAEVAGYAQRIGGESTRLSGMVDDLFELSRITAGALRLTMSAVQLRDVVSDTIAAQTPVAHRKRVRVEAHAQASPVVSGSDPELARIVRNLVSNAIRHTPPDGTVAVQIGVAGSEALIAVDDGCGGIPEDEIGRVFDVAFRGTRARTPERDGAGGGLGLAIAKGLVEAHRGRILVRNHGPGCRFEVHLPLA, encoded by the coding sequence ATGATCGAACCCGACGAATCCTTCGGTGCCATGCTCACGCACGCGTGGCACATCCTGCCGTTCGCGTTGCTGTTCGCGTTGCCGGCGGTGGTGCTCGGCGGGCTGGTGCTGTACCGGCTGCGGCACGGTTCACTGGCGGCCACGCTGACCGTGCTGGTGCTGATCCCGCTGGTCGCCACGCTGACCGGGGTGCTCGGCGTCAGCGGGTTCATGTTCAACTCGACGCTGACCACGATGGTGTTGGTGTGCCTGCTGGTCGCGGTGGTGGTGGTGCCCTGCGCGATCGTGTTCGGCCGGGCCATCGCGCGGCGCAGCGTTTGGGAACGCGAGGCGCGGGAACGCGAGCGCGCGGCGGAGGCGTCGCGCCGTGAACTCGTCGCCTGGATCAGCCACGACCTGCGCAGCCCGCTGGCCGGCATCCGCGCGATGGCCGAGGCGCTGGCGGACGGGGTGGTCTCCGAACCCGCCGAGGTTGCCGGGTACGCGCAGCGCATCGGCGGCGAGAGCACGCGGCTGTCGGGCATGGTGGACGACCTGTTCGAGCTGTCCAGGATCACCGCGGGCGCGCTGCGGCTGACCATGTCCGCGGTGCAGCTGCGCGACGTCGTCAGCGACACCATCGCCGCGCAAACTCCGGTGGCGCACCGGAAACGCGTGCGCGTCGAGGCGCACGCCCAGGCGTCGCCGGTGGTCAGCGGCAGCGATCCGGAACTGGCGCGGATCGTGCGGAACCTGGTGTCGAACGCGATCCGGCACACCCCGCCGGACGGCACGGTCGCGGTGCAGATCGGCGTGGCCGGCTCGGAGGCGCTGATCGCCGTCGATGACGGCTGCGGTGGCATTCCCGAGGACGAGATCGGACGCGTTTTCGACGTCGCCTTCCGCGGCACCCGCGCCCGCACGCCCGAGCGTGATGGTGCGGGCGGCGGGCTCGGGCTGGCGATCGCGAAGGGCCTGGTGGAGGCGCACCGGGGGCGGATCCTCGTCCGCAACCACGGACCGGGCTGCCGGTTCGAGGTGCACCTGCCGCTGGCTTAG